The Dunckerocampus dactyliophorus isolate RoL2022-P2 chromosome 1, RoL_Ddac_1.1, whole genome shotgun sequence genome has a segment encoding these proteins:
- the flna gene encoding filamin-A isoform X2, with translation MSGSHPRLHQSAAPAPNALSTDKDAEMPATEKDLAEDAPWKKIQQNTFTRWCNEHLKCVNKRIGNLQTDLSDGLRLIGLLEVLSQKKMFRKYNQRPTFRQMQLENVSVALEFLDKENIKLVSIDSKAIVDGNLKLILGLIWTLILHYSISMPMWDEEEEADDGKQKTPKQRLLGWIQNKLPELPITNFNRDWQTGRALGALVDSCAPGLCPDWDQWDQTKPVDNAREAMQQADDWLGIPQVITPEEIVDPNVDEHSVMTYLSQFPKAKLKPGAPLRPKLNPKKARAYGPGIEPVGNVVMKKAVFTVETISAGMGEVLVYVEDPAGHREEAKVTANNDKNRTYSVFYVPKVTGTHKVTVLFAGQHISKSPFEVEIGMAQGDSSKATAQGPGLEPTGNIANKSTYFDTYTAGAGVGEVEVVIMDPAGKKNTVTCNIEDKGNSSYRCTYKPTQEGQHTIYVTFAGGQISKSPFTVNIGEACNPSLCKAKGRGLQPKGLRIKETADFRVYTKGAGTGELKVTIKGPKGLEEPCKRKDLGDGVYGFEYYPTTPGTYSITITWGGQHIPRSPIEVKIGPEAGQQKVRAWGPGLEGGVIGKSADFVVEAVGDNVGTLGFSVEGPSQAKIECDDKGDGSCDVRYWPTEPGEYAVHVLCNNEDIQHSPFMAEIVNPPGKDFFPDKVKAYGPGLQSSGLAVGKPTEFTVDAKQGGKAPLKIVAQDGEGTPLDVHVKDHGNGTYTCTYTPRRPLKHTVMVSWGGVNIPDSPFRMNVGAGCHPNKVKVSGPGVAKTGLKAFEPTYFTVDCAEAGQGDISIGIKCAPGVVGPAEADIDFDIIRNDNDTFTVKYTPPGAGSYTIMVLFADQAIPMTPIRVKVDPAHDASKVKAEGPGLSRSGVELHKPTHFTVNTKGAGKANLDCNFSGPIKAEAVKDFEIINNHDNTHTVKYTPVQQGPLGLAVTYGGDHIPKSPFSVAVASALDLSKINVTGLGDKMTVGKDQEVNVKSKGAGGQGKVAAKVTAPSGKPVASKVEPGLSPETSQVKFIPREAGPYQVELTYDGVQIPGSPFTPIAYPATDPSKVRCSGPGLERAKVGETGEFIVDCTNAGPAELTIEIISDSGTEAEVHIQDNGDGTYTITYIPLYPGSYTLTIRYGGQDVPNFPAQLTVEPAIDASGIRVFGPGVEGTGIFREATTDFTVDARALTLSGGDHIKTLISNPSGSRTDSLITDLGDGTYNVEYTPYEEGPHSVEVCYDGTPVPKSPFRVAVTEGCDPARVRVHGPGLKSGTTNKPNKFTVETRGAGTGGLGLAMEGPSEAKMSCTDNKDGSCSVEYVPYEPGTYNLNITYGGQPINGSPFSVPVNDTVDSSKVKCQGPGLGNNVRANIPQAFTVDASKAGVAPLQVRVQGPKGVVEPAEILDNGDQTHTVNYIPTREGPYSINVLYADEEIPRSPYKVKVLPTHDASKVRASGPGLNTTGVPASLPVEFTIDAKDAGEGLLAVQITDPEGKPKKANIRDNHDGTYLVSYVPDMTGRYTILIKYGGDEIPYSPYRIRALPTGDASKCTVTGAGVGPTIQIGEQTVITVDAKAAGKGKVTCSVCTPEGAELDVDVVENEDGTFDIFYTAPQPGEYVICVRFGGEHIPNSPFQVTALEGAPSDQLMQQSQLPQYYAQQPWATDRPLGMNGLDVTGLRPFDLVIPFTIQKGEITGEVRMPSGKVAKPDITDNKDGTVTVKYAPIEAGLHEMDIKYDGIHIPGSPLQFYVDYMNSGNVSAYGPGLIHGTVNKPAVFTVNTKDAGEGGLSLAIEGPSKADISCVDNQDGTCTVSYLPVLPGDYSILVKYNDKHIPGSPFSARITGDDSMRMSHLKVGSAADIPLDIGELDLSQLTASLTTPCGREEPCLLKMLRNGHVGISFVPKEIGEHLVNIKKNGRHIPSSPIAVMIKQSEIGDASRVHVSGQGLSEARTFEPAEFIIDTRDAGYGGLSLSIEGPSKVDINTEDQDDGTCKVTYCPTEPGNYIINIKFADQHIPGSAFTVKVTGEGRMKESITRKKRAASVANVGSQCDLSLKIPEISIADMTAQVTSPSGQVHQADIMEGENNTYCIRFVPTETGVHTVCVKYNGMHVPGSPFQFTVGPLGEGGAHKVRAGGPGLERAEAGVPAEFSIWTREAGAGGLSIAVEGPSKAEIAFEDRKDGSSGVSYIVQEPGDYEVSIRFNDEHIPDSPFIVPVASPSDDARRLTVASLQESGLKVNQPASFAVSLNGAKGVIDAKVHSPSGALEECCVTEIDQDKYAVRFIPRENGLYLIDVKFNGSHIPGSPFKIRVGETGQAGDPGMVSAYGPGLEGGSTGTACEFVVNTSNAGPGALAVTIDGPSKVKMDCVECSEGYKVTYTPMAPGSYLISIKYGGPYHIVGSPFKAKITGSKLVSSHSMHETSSVMVDPVTRAISSTQQGAPTKSDASKVAAKGLGLTKGFVGQKNSFTVDCSKAGRNMLLVGVDGPKVPCEEILVKHLGNRLYNVSYQLKDKGEYILVVKWGNDHIPGSPFHIIV, from the exons GTCTGTGTCCTGACTGGGACCAGTGGGATCAGACTAAACCAGTGGACAATGCCCGTGAGGCCATGCAGCAAGCTGATGACTGGCTGGGTATACCACAG GTTATAACCCCCGAGGAAATTGTGGACCCCAATGTGGATGAGCATTCAGTCATGACTTACCTGTCCCAGTTCCCGAAGGCTAAACTGAAGCCTGGTGCACCACTACGACCCAAACTCAACCCCAAGAAAGCTCGTGCTTATGGGCCAg GCATCGAGCCGGTTGGCAATGTTGTGATGAAGAAAGCTGTATTCACTGTGGAGACAATCAGTGCAGGAATGGGAGAAGTGCTAGTTTACGTGGAGGACCCTGCAGGACACAGAGAGGAG GCCAAAGTGACTGCTAACAACGACAAGAATCGCACATACTCTGTCTTCTATGTCCCTAAAGTCACAGGCACACACAAG GTGACCGTGTTGTTCGCAGGACAGCACATCTCCAAAAGCCCCTTCGAGGTGGAGATTGGCATGGCTCAGGGAGACTCCAGCAAGGCCACAGCCCAAGGACCCGGCTTGGAGCCCACGGGGAACATTGCCAACAAGTCCACTTACTTTGACACCTACACGGCAG GTGCAGGTGTGGGTGAGGTGGAGGTTGTGATCATGGACCCTGCAGGGAAGAAGAACACGGTAACCTGCAACATTGAGGACAAGGGCAACAGTAGCTACCGCTGCACCTACAAACCAACCCAGGAGGGCCAACATACCATCTACGTCACCTTCGCTGGTGGTCAGATCAGTAAAAGTCCCTTCACAGTCAACATTGGGGAAG CATGCAATCCCAGCCTCTGCAAAGCTAAGGGCCGTGGTCTGCAGCCAAAGGGCTTGAGGATAAAGGAGACTGCAGACTTTAGGGTTTATACCAAAGGAGCCGGCACTGGAGAACTTAAAGTCACTATTAAGGGGCCCA AGGGCCTTGAGGAGCCTTGTAAAAGGAAAGATTTGGGAGATGGTGTGTATGGATTTGAGTATTACCCAACCACTCCTGGAACATATTCCATCACCATCACCTGGGGAGGACAGCACATCCCCCGCAG TCCCATTGAAGTCAAAATTGGCCCTGAGGCTGGCCAGCAGAAGGTGAGGGCTTGGGGTCCAGGCCTAGAGGGCGGTGTGATTGGCAAGTCTGCTGACTTTGTAGTGGAGGCTGTTGGAGACAACGTTGGCACACTGg GTTTCTCTGTGGAAGGACCATCTCAAGCCAAGATTGAATGTGACGACAAGGGCGATGGTTCTTGTGATGTGCGCTACTGGCCCACAGAGCCTGGCGAGTATGCGGTACATGTGCTCTGCAACAATGAGGACATTCAGCACTCCCCATTCATGGCCGAAATTGTCAACCCTCCTGGCAAAGACTTCTTTCCTGACAAG GTTAAGGCGTATGGTCCCGGTCTTCAAAGCAGTGGTTTGGCTGTTGGTAAGCCTACTGAGTTCACAGTGGATGCCAAGCAGGGTGGAAAAGCTCCTTTGAAAATTGTGGCACAG GATGGGGAAGGCACGCCTCTGGATGTGCATGTTAAAGATCATGGCAACGGCACCTACACCTGTACTTACACACCACGCAGACCTTTAAAACACACTGTCATGGTCTCCTGGGGAGGCGTCAACATCCCTGACAGCCCTTTTAGG ATGAACGTTGGGGCAGGCTGTCACCCAAACAAGGTCAAGGTATCAGGACCCGGGGTGGCCAAGACCGGTCTTAAGGCCTTTGAGCCAACATATTTCACTGTTGACTGTGCTGAGGCAGGTCAAG GTGACATAAGCATAGGAATTAAGTGCGCCCCTGGCGTGGTGGGACCTGCAGAGGCCGACATCGACTTTGACATTATTCGGAATGATAATGATACATTCACTGTCAAATACACCCCTCCTGGAGCAGGCAGCTACACCATCATGGTTCTGTTTGCTGACCAA GCTATTCCAATGACGCCTATCAGGGTAAAGGTGGATCCTGCTCATGATGCCAGTAAAGTCAAGGCAGAAGGACCAGGACTCAGCCGCAGTG GTGTTGAATTACACAAGCCCACTCATTTCACCGTAAACACTAAAGGAGCAGGAAAAGCAAACCTTGACTGCAACTTCAGCGGCCCCATCAAAGCAGAGGCTGTGAAGGACTTTGAAATTATTAACAACCacgacaacacacacactgtgaaaTACACTCCTGTGCAGCAG GGTCCTCTGGGGCTTGCTGTGACCTATGGTGGTGATCATATACCCAAGAGCCCTTTCAGTGTTGCTGTAGCATCTGCACTGGACCTCAGCAAGATCAACGTCACAGGGCTGGGGGACA AGATGACCGTAGGCAAGGACCAAGAGGTGAATGTAAAATCAAAGGGTGCTGGAGGTCAGGGCAAAGTGGCAGCCAAGGTGACCGCACCCTCAGGAAAGCCAGTGGCCAGCAAG GTGGAGCCCGGGCTGAGCCCAGAAACCAGTCAAGTGAAGTTTATTCCACGAGAGGCAGGGCCATACCAGGTTGAACTGACTTATGATGGAGTCCAGATCCCTGGATCACCTTTCACCCCCATAGCTTACCCTGCCACAGACCCCTCCAAG GTGCGCTGCTCTGGCCCGGGCTTGGAGCGTGCCAAGGTTGGGGAGACAGGGGAGTTCATCGTAGACTGTACCAATGCTGGCCCAGCTGAACTGACCATAGAGATTATTTCTGACAGTGGAACAGAGGCTGAAGTTCATATACAGGATAACGGCGATGGCACTTACACCATCACCTACATTCCCCTCTATCCCGGATCCTACACTCTGACCATCCGCTATGGGGGCCAGGATGTGCCCAATTTCCCAGCTCAGCTCACTGTGGAACCAGCCATTGATGCCAGTGGAATCCGTGTGTTTGGACCAGGAGTGGAAGGCACAG gcaTTTTCCGTGAAGCCACCACAGACTTCACAGTGGATGCACGAGCTCTCACTCTGTCCGGAGGTGACCACATCAAAACTCTAATCAGCAACCCATCTGGCAGCCGCACTGACAGCCTGATCACTGACCTTGGGGATGGAACCTACAATGTAGAGTACACTCCCTATGAGGAGG GCCCGCACAGTGTGGAGGTCTGCTATGACGGCACTCCGGTGCCCAAGAGCCCATTCCGTGTTGCCGTCACCGAAGGCTGCGATCCTGCTCGAGTGCGTGTTCATGGTCCTGGCCTGAAGAGTGGCACTACCAACAAACCCAATAAGTTCACAGTGGAGACACG GGGAGCAGGTACTGGTGGTCTTGGGTTGGCGATGGAAGGTCCGTCAGAGGCCAAAATGTCCTGCACTGATAACAAAGACGGTAGCTGCAGTGTTGAGTACGTCCCCTATGAGCCAGGGACATACAATCTCAACATTACTTACGGAGGACAGCCCATCAATG GAAGTCCTTTCTCAGTGCCAGTCAATGACACAGTGGACAGTTCCAAGGTGAAATGCCAAGGTCCAGGGCTGGGCAATAATGTCAGGGCTAATATTCCTCAGGCCTTCACAGTGGATGCCTCCAAAGCTGGAGTAGCTCCACTGCAGGTTCGCGTGCAGGGACCCAAAG GTGTGGTGGAACCTGCCGAAATTTTGGATAATGGCGACCAAACTCATACAGTCAACTATATTCCTACTAGAGAGGGTCCGTATTCCATTAACGTCTTATATGCTGATGAAGAGATCCCACGCAG CCCCTATAAGGTGAAGGTGCTTCCCACCCACGATGCCAGTAAAGTACGTGCTAGTGGACCTGGTCTCAACACCACAGGTGTGCCTGCCTCTCTGCCTGTGGAGTTCACCATTGATGCCAAAGATGCAGGAGAGGGACTGTTAGCTGTCCAGATCACT GACCCAGAAGGAAAACCAAAGAAGGCAAATATCCGTGACAACCATGACGGAACCTATCTGGTGTCATATGTTCCCGACATGACGGGCAGATACACCATCTTGATTAAATACGGAGGAGACGAGATCCCATATTCACCATATCGCATCCGGGCCCTACCCACAGGAGATGCCAGCAAATGCACTGTCACAG GTGCCGGTGTTGGCCCAACCATCCAGATCGGTGAACAGACGGTCATTACAGTGGATGCTAAAGCTGCTGGGAAAGGCAAGGTGACCTGCAGCGTGTGCACACCAGAGGGAGCAGAACTGGACGTAGATGTTGTAGAAAATGAGGACGGAACATTCGACATTTTTTACACGGCACCACAGCCTGGCGAGTATGTCATCTGTGTCCGTTTTGGAGGGGAGCACATCCCCAACAGTCCCTTCCAAGTCACG GCACTGGAGGGAGCTCCATCAGACCAGCTCATGCAGCAGAGCCAATTGCCCCAGTACTACGCTCAACAGCCCTGG GCAACAGACAGGCCATTGGGAATGAATGGTCTGGATGTGACTGGGCTCCGTCCATTTGATCTCGTCATCCCATTCACCATTCAGAAGGGAGAGATCACAG GTGAGGTCAGAATGCCGTCAGGCAAAGTTGCCAAACCTGACATCACAGACAACAAGGACGGCACAGTTACCGTCAAGTACGCTCCAATTGAGGCGGGGCTACATGAGATGGACATAAAATATGATGGCATTCACATCCCTG GAAGTCCCTTACAGTTTTATGTGGACTACATGAACAGTGGTAATGTAAGTGCCTATGGTCCTGGCCTCATTCATGGCACCGTCAACAAGCCTGCGGTCTTCACTGTCAACACGAAAGATGCTGGAGAGG GTGGACTGTCTCTGGCTATTGAGGGGCCATCCAAGGCAGACATCAGCTGCGTGGACAACCAGGATGGGACATGCACTGTGTCCTACCTGCCTGTCCTGCCTGGAGACTACAGCATCCTTGTCAAATACAATGACAAGCATATTCCTGGCAGCCCCTTCTCTGCAAGGATTACAG GCGATGACTCCATGAGAATGTCCCATCTGAAGGTTGGATCAGCTGCTGACATTCCTCTGGATATTGGAGAGCTCGACCTGAGCCAGCTGACTGCCTCACTCACCACGCCTTGTGGTCGTGAGGAACCTTGCCTCCTCAAGATGCTGCGGAATGGCCACGTTG GCATATCATTTGTTCCAAAGGAGATTGGAGAGCATCTGGTGAACATAAAGAAGAATGGTCGCCACATTCCCAGCAGCCCCATCGCTGTCATGATTAAGCAATCAGAGATCGGAGACGCCAGTCGCGTTCATGTTAGCGGCCAGGGGCTGAGTGAGGCCAGGACCTTTGAGCCTGCGGAGTTCATCATTGACACTCGGGATGCAG GTTACGGTGGCCTAAGCTTATCCATTGAGGGACCCAGCAAAGTGGACATCAACACAGAGGACCAGGATGACGGCACCTGTAAGGTCACATACTGCCCCACTGAACCTGGAAATTACATCATCAACATCAAGTTTGCTGACCAACACATTCCGG GGAGCGCATTCACAGTAAAGGTTACAGGGGAGGGCAGGATGAAGGAGAGCATTACCAGGAAGAAGAGAGCAGCATCAGTGGCCAATGTTGGCAGCCAGTGTGACCTCAGCCTCAAGATCCCAG AGATCAGCATCGCTGATATGACAGCACAGGTGACCAGTCCCTCTGGTCAGGTTCACCAGGCTGACATAATGGAGGGAGAGAACAACACCTACTGCATCCGTTTCGTCCCCACCGAGACAGGCGTCCACACAGTATGTGTAAAATACAACGGTATGCACGTGCCCGGCAGCCCATTCCAGTTTACTGTTGGCCCCCTTGGAGAGGGAGGGGCACATAAGGTCCGTGCTGGAGGGCCGGGACTGGAGAGAGCAGAGGCTGGAGTACCAG CTGAATTCAGCATCTGGACAAGGGAGGCTGGCGCTGGAGGGCTCAGTATTGCCGTAGAGGGACCGAGCAAGGCCGAAATTGCATTTGAGGACCGTAAGGATGGATCCAGTGGAGTGTCTTATATTGTGCAGGAACCAG GAGACTATGAGGTGTCGATCCGTTTCAATGACGAGCACATCCCTGACAGCCCCTTCATCGTTCCAGTGGCCTCGCCTTCAGATGACGCCCGACGCCTCACTGTTGCCAGTCTTCAG GAATCTGGCTTGAAGGTGAACCAGCCAGCATCATTTGCAGTCAGCCTGAATGGAGCAAAGGGTGTGATTGATGCAAAGGTTCACAGCCCCTCAGGGGCTCTGGAGGAGTGTTGTGTCACTGAAATTGACCAAG AtaaatacgcagtgcgcttcATCCCAAGAGAGAATGGTCTCTATCTAATTGACGTGAAGTTCAATGGAAGTCACATCCCTGGCAGTCCATTTAAGATCCGTGTTGGAGAGACAGGGCAGGCTGGAGACCCTGGGATGGTGTCGGCCTATGGACCAGGATTAGAAGGAGGCAGCACAG GAACGGCCTGTGAATTTGTGGTCAACACAAGCAACGCAGGCCCAGGGGCTTTGGCTGTAACCATCGACGGTCCCTCCAAAGTGAAGATGGACTGTGTGGAGTGTTCTGAGGGCTACAAGGTCACATACACCCCTATGGCACCTGGCAGTTATCTCATATCTATCAAATACGGCGGACCCTACCACATTGTGGGAAGCCCCTTCAAAGCAAAGATCACCG GTTCCAAGCTTGTTTCCAGCCACAGTATGCATGAAACCTCCTCTGTCATGGTCGACCCTGTGACACGTGCCATCAGCTCCACACAGCAGGGTGCTCCTACCAAATCAGATGCCAGTAAGGTGGCGGCTAAAGGCCTGGGGCTCACCAAAGGCTTCGTTGGTCAGAAGAACAGCTTCACTGTTGACTGCAGCAAAGCAG GTCGTAACATGTTGCTGGTTGGGGTGGATGGCCCCAAAGTCCCCTGTGAGGAGATCCTGGTGAAACATTTGGGTAACCGCCTGTATAACGTCAGCTACCAGCTCAAAGACAAAGGAGAGTACATCCTGGTGGTCAAATGGGGGAATGATCACATTCCCGGCAGCCCCTTCCATATCATagtctaa